In the Danio rerio strain Tuebingen ecotype United States chromosome 8, GRCz12tu, whole genome shotgun sequence genome, one interval contains:
- the LOC137496283 gene encoding uncharacterized protein has product MPPREHPCAILGCKAQHKSLHRLPANEQQRLKWLSFIYEDKATTSTKSNKVDVACQTEPFHTSLHSVGTQLSFRTLQAKRRSTSVQTTVSSFELTVPSASSTAFMTSTPLKPSLKRPRLELEEEEEEEEAEETLTESKIIAQDSDVTFDPAEECTSATEPTDLSIQECPVHNIAKFIVYETCLMELFSDCPVCQRRCDVKSQRLGTSLSVQQVCPHCEFVRKWNSQPIIGSTPAGNLHLSAAVFLSGASFFVVEKVFAAMKLHIFKYNSFRRHARLCIEPAIVNKWRNWQKKKGRVFLML; this is encoded by the exons ATGCCACCAAGAGAACACCCTTGTGCTATTTTAGGATGTAAGGCTCAGCACAAGAGCCTTCACCGTCTTCCTGCAAATGAGCAACAGAGGCTTAAGTGGCTGAGTTTTATCTATGAAGACAAG GCCACGACGTCGACAAAGAGCAACAAGGTGGATGTTGCTTGCCAGACAGAACCTTTTCACACATCTTTACACAGTGTTGGTACCCAATTGTCTTTTAGGACGCTTCAGGCTAAACGCAGGAGTACAA GTGTCCAGACGACAGTATCCAGTTTTGAACTGACTGTACCATCAGCGTCCTCTACTGCGTTTATGACTTCGACACCCCTCAAACCTTCACTAAAAAGACCTCGTCTggagctggaggaggaggaggaagaagaagaagccgAAGAGACTTTGACAGAGTCAAAAATTATAGCCCAAGACTCGGATGTGACATTTGACCCTGCAGAGGAATGCACATCCGCAACTGAACCAACAGACTTGTC aatccAAGAATGCCCAGTTCATAACATTGCCAAGTTCATTGTCTATGAAACATGCCTCATGGAGCTCTTCAGTGACTGCCCAGTGTGTCAGAGGAGATGTGATGTAAAGTCACAAAGGCTTGGGACATCTCTGAGCGTACAGCAAGTCTGCCCACACTGCGAGTTTGTAAGAAAATGGAACAGTCAGCCAATTATTGGTAGTACTCCAGCTGGCAACCTGCATCTTTCTGCTGCAGTCTTCTTGAGCGGTGCATCATTTTTTGTAGTTGAAAAG GTATTTGCTGCAATGaaactacacatttttaaatataattcatttcgCCGTCATGCAAGACTTTGCATTGAACCTGCTATTGTCAACAAGTGGAGAAATTGGCAGA AAAAGAAGGGTCGagtctttctgatgttatag